The following coding sequences are from one Devosia neptuniae window:
- a CDS encoding homocysteine S-methyltransferase family protein produces the protein MTRRGLLLDGGMGRELERIGAPFRQPEWSALALMEAPEFVTQAHAGYIEAGADVITTNSYAVVPFHIGEERFAADGQKLAALAGRLAREAADAARDRKVLVAGSLPPVFGSYQPDLFNPALAGAYLDVLVGGMAPFVDVWLAETQSSLAEARAAHAATASTGLPFWISFTLRDDVSPAEMGEAQLRSGETVVAAAELAASLGASAMLFNCSMPEVMTAAIEAASKTFARLGVDPQIGVYANAFPSQQDDEEANAVVTEIRDDLNPVAYDQWAQQWAKAGASIIGGCCGIGTEHIHTLGKHRTW, from the coding sequence ATGACACGACGCGGACTTCTGCTTGATGGCGGCATGGGGCGTGAGCTGGAGCGCATTGGCGCGCCGTTCCGCCAACCTGAATGGTCGGCTTTGGCACTGATGGAAGCGCCCGAATTCGTCACCCAGGCGCATGCCGGCTATATCGAAGCCGGCGCCGATGTGATCACGACCAATAGTTATGCCGTGGTGCCGTTCCACATTGGCGAGGAGCGCTTTGCTGCTGATGGCCAGAAGCTTGCGGCGCTTGCCGGGCGTCTGGCGCGTGAGGCTGCTGACGCGGCTAGGGATCGCAAGGTGCTGGTCGCCGGTTCGTTGCCGCCGGTATTCGGCTCCTACCAGCCGGACCTGTTCAACCCGGCATTGGCTGGCGCCTATCTCGATGTGCTTGTGGGCGGCATGGCGCCGTTTGTCGATGTCTGGCTGGCCGAAACCCAGAGTAGCCTCGCCGAAGCGCGCGCGGCCCATGCTGCGACCGCCAGCACCGGCCTGCCATTCTGGATTTCCTTCACCCTGCGCGACGACGTCTCTCCCGCCGAAATGGGCGAAGCCCAATTGCGCTCCGGGGAAACTGTGGTCGCTGCCGCCGAACTCGCGGCATCGCTGGGTGCCTCTGCCATGCTGTTCAATTGCAGCATGCCCGAAGTCATGACTGCGGCCATCGAGGCGGCCTCCAAGACCTTTGCCCGCTTGGGTGTTGATCCCCAGATCGGCGTTTACGCCAATGCCTTCCCGTCCCAGCAGGACGACGAAGAGGCCAATGCCGTGGTCACCGAAATCCGCGACGACCTCAACCCGGTGGCCTATGACCAATGGGCCCAGCAATGGGCCAAGGCCGGCGCCAGCATTATCGGCGGCTGCTGCGGCATCGGCACCGAGCACATCCACACGCTGGGCAAGCACCGCACCTGGTAA
- a CDS encoding M20 metallopeptidase family protein, protein MSGGFNDLAGLVEKIAADEEPRLIEIRRDIHAHPETAFEEVRTSATVARELSRLGITHQTGVGRTGVVGVIEGGRPGPTLLIRADMDALPIHEQTGLPYASTIAGRMHACGHDLHTATLIGIGAVLKQVAPQLSGRIKLMFQPAEETSESGAAAMIVDGVLDGVDMALGFHNHPDEATGTFSFITGITNGSSDEFDIVIRGSSGHAARPHQTVDPIVAAAHLVLQLQTIVSREIDPMHPAVLTIGAIQAGDTHNIIPDSCMLRGTVRTQDKRSRDLIEAALRRQCQGLEASLRVECEISYVRGVPSLVSDTHILETTMAAIREHYGDVVQQGRASLGAEDFALIGERVPAFQLGIGASQQGRDDRLHNSDYQPDERSIGLGVVALSLAAAKLLA, encoded by the coding sequence GTGAGTGGTGGTTTCAACGACCTGGCAGGTCTGGTCGAAAAGATTGCGGCCGATGAGGAGCCGCGGCTGATCGAAATCCGGCGCGATATCCATGCCCATCCCGAAACGGCCTTCGAGGAAGTGCGCACCAGCGCCACAGTCGCGCGGGAATTGAGCCGGCTGGGGATCACCCACCAGACCGGGGTCGGGCGAACCGGCGTGGTCGGGGTGATCGAGGGCGGCCGGCCGGGGCCGACGCTGTTGATCCGTGCCGACATGGATGCGCTGCCGATCCACGAGCAGACCGGCCTGCCTTATGCATCAACGATTGCCGGCCGCATGCACGCCTGCGGGCATGATCTGCATACCGCCACGTTGATCGGAATTGGTGCGGTGCTCAAGCAGGTCGCGCCCCAGCTTTCGGGCCGCATCAAGCTGATGTTCCAGCCGGCCGAGGAGACCTCTGAAAGCGGCGCGGCGGCGATGATTGTCGATGGCGTGCTGGACGGCGTCGACATGGCGCTGGGCTTTCACAATCACCCGGACGAAGCGACGGGCACGTTCAGTTTTATCACCGGGATCACCAATGGGTCCTCGGACGAATTCGATATCGTCATTCGCGGGTCGTCGGGCCATGCAGCGCGGCCGCATCAGACGGTGGACCCGATTGTCGCGGCAGCGCATCTGGTGTTGCAGCTCCAGACCATCGTGTCCCGCGAGATCGACCCGATGCATCCGGCAGTACTGACCATCGGCGCGATCCAGGCCGGGGACACCCACAACATCATTCCCGATAGCTGCATGTTGCGCGGCACGGTGCGGACCCAGGACAAGCGCTCGCGTGACCTGATCGAGGCAGCGTTGCGGCGGCAATGTCAGGGGCTGGAGGCATCGCTGCGGGTCGAATGCGAGATCAGCTATGTGCGCGGCGTGCCCTCGCTGGTCAGCGATACGCATATCCTTGAAACCACCATGGCAGCGATCCGCGAGCATTATGGCGATGTGGTGCAGCAGGGTAGGGCGTCGCTGGGCGCCGAGGATTTTGCCCTGATCGGCGAGCGGGTGCCGGCCTTCCAGCTCGGCATCGGCGCGTCCCAGCAGGGGCGCGACGACAGATTGCACAATTCCGATTACCAGCCCGACGAACGCTCGATCGGGCTGGGTGTGGTGGCCTTGTCGCTGGCAGCGGCGAAGCTGCTCGCCTAG
- a CDS encoding beta-glucosidase — translation MTLEEKVSILSGEDFWSVPAIERFNIGKLRVTDGPNGARGGGSLIGGVKSASFPVGIALGSTWNVPLLEEIGAALADEVKSKGAHMLLAPTVNIHRSVTNGRNFECYSEDPFLTAELAVGYIKGLQSQGIGATIKHFVGNESEIERTTISSEVGERALREIYLIPFEAAVKQAGTWGVMSSYNRLNGTYTSEHNWLLGTVLRDEWDYDGIVMSDWFGSHSTAETVIAGLDLEMPGPPRDRGQKLVDAVNAGTVDPAIVDQRVLAMLRLMERVGSLDDHRPHAERADDRPETRALIRRAGAEAAVLLKNNGVLPLAGEGKIAVIGPNAKTAQIMGGGSAQLNAHYRISPWQGLVSALGEDRLSYAQGCTNERFQPVLRGDFTVEYFDNEKLAGTPVHIGTQEEAQAFWIGNVGDGKVDPLHFSARITGQFTPEVSGEHRVGIYSAGFAKVFVDGKLIADAWTDWSKGRTFFEEGSDEVVGSVTLEAGRSYEVVIEFATKAFATLGLAAFACGIGHPLGDEAIAEAALAARDADVALVIIGRNGEWDTEGSDLLSIELPGRQNELVAAVAQVNPNTIVVLQTGGPVEMPWIGSVAAVLQAWYPGQEAGNAIADVLTGVAEPGGRLPQTFPVRWADNPAHSQDREVYPGLEGKVRYEEGIFVGYRHYDRLGLTPLFPFGFGLSYTSFTLSDLVVDDSRFESDGEVNVSLAVTNSGSRSGSAVIQLYVGDEASSEPRPAKELKAFHKVQLAPGETGKVTLKLDARSFAYFSETGHHWVVEAGAFTLRAGLSSADLPLSASVERKTSTVLPV, via the coding sequence ATGACGCTGGAGGAAAAGGTGTCCATCCTTTCCGGCGAGGATTTCTGGAGTGTGCCGGCCATTGAGCGCTTCAATATCGGTAAGCTGCGCGTGACAGACGGCCCCAATGGCGCGCGTGGCGGCGGTTCGCTGATCGGCGGGGTGAAGTCGGCCAGCTTTCCGGTCGGCATCGCGCTGGGCTCAACATGGAATGTGCCGCTGCTCGAAGAGATCGGCGCGGCGCTGGCTGATGAGGTCAAGTCCAAGGGCGCGCATATGCTGCTGGCGCCCACGGTGAACATCCACCGCTCGGTGACCAATGGCCGCAATTTCGAGTGCTATTCGGAGGATCCGTTCCTTACGGCCGAACTGGCGGTCGGCTATATCAAGGGACTGCAGAGCCAGGGGATCGGCGCCACGATCAAGCATTTCGTGGGCAATGAAAGCGAGATCGAGCGCACCACCATTTCGAGCGAAGTGGGTGAGCGGGCGCTGCGCGAAATCTATCTCATTCCCTTCGAGGCGGCGGTGAAGCAGGCCGGCACCTGGGGCGTCATGAGTTCCTATAACCGGCTCAACGGCACCTATACCTCGGAGCATAACTGGCTGCTCGGCACCGTGTTGCGTGATGAATGGGACTATGATGGCATCGTCATGTCCGACTGGTTCGGCAGCCATTCCACAGCCGAGACGGTAATTGCCGGGCTCGATCTGGAAATGCCCGGCCCGCCCCGTGACCGCGGCCAGAAACTGGTGGATGCGGTCAATGCCGGCACTGTCGACCCGGCGATCGTGGACCAGCGGGTGCTGGCCATGCTGCGGCTGATGGAGCGCGTCGGCTCGCTCGATGACCACCGCCCGCATGCCGAACGCGCCGATGACCGGCCGGAAACCCGTGCGCTCATCCGCCGGGCCGGGGCCGAGGCCGCTGTGCTGCTCAAGAATAACGGCGTGCTGCCGCTGGCCGGTGAAGGCAAGATCGCCGTGATCGGCCCCAATGCCAAGACCGCGCAGATCATGGGCGGCGGCAGCGCCCAGCTCAACGCGCATTATCGCATTTCGCCCTGGCAAGGGCTGGTTTCAGCCCTTGGCGAAGACCGCCTGAGCTATGCGCAGGGCTGCACCAATGAGCGTTTCCAGCCGGTGCTGCGTGGGGATTTCACCGTCGAATATTTCGACAACGAAAAACTGGCGGGCACGCCGGTGCATATCGGCACGCAGGAAGAGGCGCAGGCCTTCTGGATCGGCAATGTGGGCGACGGCAAGGTGGACCCACTGCATTTCTCGGCGCGGATCACGGGCCAGTTCACCCCCGAGGTGAGCGGCGAGCATCGCGTGGGCATCTATTCGGCTGGCTTCGCCAAGGTGTTTGTCGATGGCAAGCTGATTGCCGACGCCTGGACCGACTGGAGCAAGGGCCGCACCTTCTTTGAGGAAGGCTCTGACGAAGTCGTCGGCTCGGTGACCTTGGAGGCCGGCCGCAGCTATGAAGTGGTGATCGAATTTGCCACCAAGGCATTCGCCACGCTGGGGCTTGCAGCCTTCGCCTGCGGCATTGGACATCCCTTGGGTGACGAGGCCATTGCCGAGGCGGCGCTGGCGGCGCGCGATGCCGATGTCGCATTGGTCATTATCGGCCGCAACGGCGAGTGGGATACCGAAGGCAGCGACCTGCTGTCGATCGAGTTGCCGGGACGGCAGAACGAGCTGGTGGCGGCGGTGGCCCAGGTCAATCCAAACACCATCGTGGTGCTGCAGACCGGCGGACCGGTGGAAATGCCCTGGATTGGTTCGGTCGCGGCAGTATTGCAGGCCTGGTATCCTGGGCAGGAAGCCGGCAATGCCATCGCCGATGTGCTGACGGGCGTCGCCGAACCCGGTGGGCGCCTGCCCCAGACCTTCCCGGTTCGCTGGGCCGATAACCCGGCGCATAGCCAGGATCGCGAAGTCTATCCGGGGCTCGAGGGCAAGGTGCGCTATGAGGAAGGTATCTTCGTGGGCTATCGCCATTATGACCGGCTGGGCTTGACGCCACTATTCCCCTTTGGCTTCGGGCTGAGCTACACCAGTTTCACGCTGTCCGACCTTGTGGTGGACGATAGCCGGTTCGAGAGCGATGGCGAGGTCAATGTGAGCCTCGCTGTGACGAATAGTGGATCGCGGAGCGGCTCGGCCGTCATCCAGCTTTATGTCGGTGATGAAGCCTCGTCCGAACCCCGCCCGGCCAAGGAACTCAAGGCATTCCACAAGGTGCAACTGGCGCCGGGCGAAACCGGCAAGGTGACCCTGAAACTTGACGCCCGCAGTTTCGCCTATTTTAGCGAGACCGGCCACCACTGGGTGGTGGAAGCTGGCGCATTCACGCTGCGGGCGGGCCTATCCTCGGCCGACCTGCCGCTGAGCGCCAGCGTGGAGCGGAAAACCTCGACGGTGTTACCGGTTTAG
- a CDS encoding NADP-dependent oxidoreductase — MKAFIIDRYAKKAPLRLGDVPEPQVGPNDVLVQVHAASLNQLDSMLRDGEFKLIVPYKPPFTAGHDVAGVIIRVGAKVKKFNVGDEVYARPRDGRIGTFAEYIAMDEVDVALKPKNLSMEEAASIPLVGLTAWQALVERAGLRKGQKVFIQAGSGGVGTIAIQLAKHLGATIATTTSAANADLVKSLGADIVVDYRKDDFEQVLSGYDVVLNSQDSKTLEKSLRILKPGGVAVSISGPPDPEFAREKGLNPLLKLVLRLLSAGIRRRAKRAGLRYSFLFMAGNGAQLAEITALIEAGIIRPVIDRVFPFEQTNEALAYIEQGRAKGKVVIKVR; from the coding sequence ATGAAAGCCTTCATCATCGATCGCTATGCCAAGAAAGCTCCCCTCCGGCTTGGCGATGTTCCAGAGCCGCAGGTCGGGCCGAATGACGTGCTGGTGCAGGTCCATGCCGCCAGTTTGAACCAGTTGGATTCCATGCTGAGAGACGGGGAATTCAAGCTCATCGTGCCCTATAAGCCACCCTTCACCGCCGGCCATGACGTGGCCGGGGTGATCATCCGCGTTGGTGCAAAGGTCAAAAAATTCAATGTGGGTGATGAAGTCTATGCCCGGCCGCGCGATGGGCGGATCGGCACGTTTGCCGAATATATCGCCATGGACGAGGTGGACGTGGCGCTAAAGCCAAAAAACCTCAGCATGGAAGAGGCGGCCTCCATTCCGCTGGTGGGGCTGACTGCGTGGCAGGCGCTGGTCGAACGGGCGGGCCTTCGTAAGGGTCAGAAGGTTTTCATTCAGGCCGGTTCAGGCGGCGTTGGCACTATCGCCATTCAATTGGCAAAACACCTGGGCGCAACAATTGCTACGACGACCAGCGCGGCCAATGCCGATCTGGTCAAAAGCCTCGGTGCCGATATCGTCGTCGATTATCGGAAGGACGACTTCGAGCAGGTCCTGTCCGGCTATGACGTCGTCCTCAACAGCCAGGATAGCAAGACGCTCGAAAAGTCGCTGCGGATACTGAAGCCCGGCGGCGTTGCAGTGTCGATCTCCGGCCCGCCCGATCCCGAATTTGCCCGCGAGAAGGGCCTGAACCCGCTGCTGAAGCTGGTCCTGCGCCTGCTCAGCGCTGGCATCCGGCGGCGAGCCAAGCGCGCCGGTCTCCGCTATTCTTTCCTGTTCATGGCCGGCAATGGCGCCCAATTGGCCGAAATCACGGCGCTCATCGAAGCCGGCATCATCCGCCCGGTAATCGACCGCGTCTTCCCGTTCGAACAGACCAACGAGGCGCTGGCCTATATCGAACAGGGTCGTGCCAAGGGCAAGGTGGTCATCAAGGTCAGGTAG
- a CDS encoding TetR/AcrR family transcriptional regulator: MRYEKGRKDASRQRIMDVATEKFRSDGIAASGLAGIMNAAGLTNGAFYPHFPSKAALVRETLAAALKDQSDQTRDLLEAGGLPLAIDAYLSAEHRDNPGTGCASAALLPEIAREPAETREVYTEHVLKLIRLVAAQLPGDASEREDVAFGIFATLIGALELSRAVEGAELSDRILVAGAAAAKQMLAPHQGQPAKDKLS, translated from the coding sequence ATGCGTTACGAGAAGGGCCGAAAAGACGCGTCGCGCCAGCGGATCATGGACGTCGCGACGGAGAAGTTCCGCTCAGACGGCATTGCTGCATCAGGGCTTGCCGGCATCATGAACGCGGCAGGACTGACCAATGGTGCGTTTTACCCCCACTTCCCGTCCAAGGCGGCGCTGGTCCGCGAAACCCTCGCGGCAGCGCTCAAGGATCAGTCGGACCAGACACGCGACCTGCTGGAAGCCGGCGGGCTACCACTGGCCATCGACGCTTACCTATCGGCAGAGCACCGCGACAATCCGGGCACAGGCTGCGCTTCAGCCGCACTCTTGCCGGAAATCGCGCGAGAGCCCGCCGAAACGCGCGAGGTATATACCGAGCATGTCCTGAAGCTCATCCGCCTCGTTGCGGCACAGCTTCCAGGCGATGCCAGCGAGCGCGAAGATGTGGCCTTTGGCATTTTTGCGACCCTGATCGGCGCGCTTGAGCTGTCGCGCGCCGTGGAGGGGGCCGAACTCTCGGACCGCATTCTTGTCGCTGGTGCGGCGGCGGCAAAGCAAATGCTCGCGCCCCATCAAGGCCAGCCAGCCAAGGACAAATTGTCATGA
- a CDS encoding alpha/beta fold hydrolase: MKHQDVPTSTINVGGTIFAYRELGPKTGVPVIFLTHLTAVLDNWDPRVVDGIAAKRHVITFDNRGVGASEGKVPDTIEAMARDAIAFIRALGFTQVDLLGLSLGGFITQKIVQLEPQLVRKIILAGTGPAGGSGIDKVTQITIFDMLRAALTFKDPKNYLFFSQTPNGKKAAGAFLQRLKERTANRDKAISLGAFYRQLRAVHAFGLERPADLSRVTQPVLVVNGDQDRMVPTSNSIDMSKRFPNAELVLYADGGHTAIFQYHEAFVNKALEFLGT; encoded by the coding sequence ATGAAGCATCAGGACGTACCGACCAGCACGATCAATGTCGGCGGCACGATATTCGCTTATCGGGAGCTCGGACCCAAGACAGGCGTGCCAGTGATCTTTCTCACCCATCTGACGGCGGTTCTGGACAATTGGGACCCAAGGGTGGTCGATGGCATCGCGGCAAAACGCCATGTCATTACCTTCGACAATCGCGGCGTCGGCGCATCGGAGGGCAAGGTTCCCGATACGATCGAGGCCATGGCCCGCGACGCGATCGCCTTCATCCGGGCGCTTGGCTTCACGCAGGTCGATCTGCTGGGGCTTTCGCTGGGTGGCTTCATCACCCAGAAGATTGTGCAGCTGGAGCCGCAGCTCGTTCGCAAAATCATCCTGGCGGGCACCGGGCCAGCCGGCGGCAGCGGCATCGACAAGGTGACCCAGATCACCATTTTCGACATGCTCCGCGCCGCACTGACCTTCAAGGATCCCAAGAACTACCTGTTCTTTAGCCAGACCCCCAATGGCAAGAAGGCGGCGGGCGCGTTCCTGCAGCGCTTGAAGGAGCGGACCGCCAATCGCGATAAAGCCATCTCGCTTGGTGCCTTCTACCGGCAGCTCAGGGCCGTGCATGCCTTTGGATTGGAGCGACCTGCTGACCTGTCACGCGTAACGCAGCCAGTGCTCGTGGTGAATGGCGATCAGGACCGGATGGTGCCCACCAGCAACTCGATCGACATGTCAAAGCGCTTTCCCAATGCCGAACTGGTTCTCTACGCGGATGGCGGGCACACGGCGATTTTCCAGTACCACGAGGCATTCGTGAACAAGGCGCTGGAATTCCTCGGCACCTAG
- a CDS encoding MYG1 family protein: MIPDFLVTHSGGFHADELLSSVILTRLFPQARLVRSRAPEWITAGADRVIYDVGGAYDAAAQIFDHHQRGAPLREDGQPYSSFGLIWKHFGRDYLAASGLPEAHIEVVHAAFDGSFVLPIDLVDNGALSPSGPLTGLTLPALLETLKPVFDETDPEAEDRSFHAALAIARSFVEARIARSAAKLRAEALVEQAIETAGQGRVLELPMGMPFRPAIVKAGADHLLFVVHPRDKDWCLTTIRQADEGFEVRADLPAAWAGLTNGDLEAACGVVGASFCHNGRFIAAAKTREAALAMADIAVREAGALEALAS, encoded by the coding sequence ATGATTCCAGATTTCCTCGTCACCCATTCCGGTGGCTTCCATGCCGATGAATTGCTGTCCAGCGTCATCCTGACCCGGCTTTTTCCGCAGGCGCGGCTGGTCCGCAGCCGGGCGCCGGAGTGGATCACGGCCGGAGCCGATCGCGTCATTTATGATGTGGGCGGCGCCTATGATGCAGCGGCGCAGATATTCGATCACCATCAGCGCGGCGCTCCGCTACGCGAGGATGGTCAGCCTTATTCCTCGTTTGGCCTGATCTGGAAGCATTTCGGCCGCGATTATCTTGCCGCTTCAGGCCTTCCTGAGGCCCATATCGAAGTGGTGCATGCGGCGTTCGATGGCAGCTTCGTGCTGCCGATCGATCTGGTGGACAATGGTGCGCTGAGCCCATCGGGGCCGCTGACGGGGTTGACCCTGCCGGCATTGCTGGAAACCCTCAAACCGGTTTTTGACGAGACTGACCCCGAGGCCGAGGATCGCAGCTTCCACGCTGCCCTGGCCATTGCGCGCAGTTTCGTTGAAGCCAGAATAGCGCGGAGTGCCGCAAAGTTGCGGGCCGAGGCGTTGGTAGAGCAGGCCATCGAGACCGCAGGGCAGGGGCGTGTACTGGAACTGCCCATGGGCATGCCGTTCCGTCCGGCTATCGTAAAGGCCGGTGCCGATCACCTGTTGTTCGTCGTGCATCCGCGCGACAAGGATTGGTGCCTGACCACGATCCGGCAGGCCGATGAAGGCTTTGAGGTGCGGGCCGATCTGCCGGCCGCCTGGGCCGGCTTGACCAATGGCGATCTGGAGGCCGCCTGCGGCGTGGTGGGCGCGAGCTTCTGCCACAATGGCCGCTTCATCGCCGCCGCCAAGACCCGTGAAGCGGCTTTGGCCATGGCCGACATTGCGGTGCGGGAGGCGGGCGCTCTGGAAGCCCTCGCCAGTTGA
- a CDS encoding acyl-CoA dehydrogenase family protein codes for MTSLLKERPIQPRPSREDLLSRVPALVAEIAKGAAQRDLDRQLPFEAFRLFRESGLSALRVPVALGGPGGSVVDYIELIAAIGAAGSNVAHALRSHFNYVENVVLSAPTQRDAGAIELILAGKLFAGAHTEQGTARPGEVTTTIVRQGDSFRLNGRKWYATGTAFADFASFSALDEGGQIVGVLLPVDRPGIQILDDWDGMGQRLTASGGVILDNVEVFPHEFARRSLENLVGRHCSTLRQLHLAASAGGAVRNVLADGLDYVRKQARSAAHSTAETARQDHFVQQVIGEIAANSLAIDALLAEGARALDHTVAAFATNDEAQIEASLLASALTTARVQIVLGQLGPRTAERMFELGGGSVTSRKYNFDRHWRNIRTVLNHNPLLHKSRIVGDYLLNGTTTHLKEGKVF; via the coding sequence ATGACCTCCCTCCTTAAAGAACGCCCAATCCAACCCCGGCCCTCGCGTGAGGACTTGCTGTCGCGAGTGCCGGCATTGGTGGCCGAGATCGCCAAGGGCGCGGCCCAGCGCGATCTCGACCGGCAATTGCCATTCGAGGCTTTCCGCCTGTTCCGGGAGTCGGGGCTCAGCGCGCTGCGCGTTCCGGTCGCCCTGGGCGGACCGGGCGGCTCGGTCGTCGACTATATCGAACTGATCGCCGCCATTGGCGCGGCCGGTTCCAACGTCGCCCACGCCCTGCGCTCGCATTTCAACTATGTCGAGAACGTCGTCCTCAGCGCGCCCACCCAGCGGGACGCCGGGGCCATCGAGCTGATCCTGGCCGGCAAGCTGTTTGCCGGCGCCCATACCGAACAGGGCACGGCCCGGCCGGGAGAGGTTACCACTACCATCGTTCGCCAGGGCGACAGCTTCCGCCTCAATGGCCGAAAATGGTACGCCACCGGCACGGCCTTTGCCGATTTCGCCTCGTTCAGCGCGCTCGATGAAGGCGGACAGATTGTTGGGGTGCTGCTGCCGGTCGATCGTCCGGGCATTCAGATTCTGGACGATTGGGACGGCATGGGCCAGCGCCTCACCGCCAGTGGTGGCGTCATCCTCGACAATGTCGAAGTGTTCCCGCACGAATTCGCCCGCCGTAGCCTCGAAAATCTCGTCGGTCGTCACTGCTCGACGCTCCGCCAGCTTCACTTGGCGGCCAGCGCCGGCGGCGCCGTGCGCAACGTGTTGGCCGATGGCTTGGACTATGTACGCAAGCAGGCCCGCTCCGCCGCCCACAGCACCGCGGAAACCGCCCGCCAAGACCATTTCGTGCAACAGGTGATCGGCGAGATCGCCGCCAACTCCCTGGCCATCGATGCCCTGCTGGCCGAAGGCGCTCGCGCCCTCGATCACACGGTCGCGGCCTTCGCGACGAATGACGAGGCCCAGATCGAAGCGTCGCTGCTCGCCAGCGCGCTCACCACGGCACGGGTGCAGATCGTCCTGGGCCAGCTCGGCCCCCGCACCGCCGAGCGCATGTTCGAACTGGGTGGCGGCTCGGTCACCTCGCGCAAATACAATTTCGATCGCCACTGGCGCAATATCCGCACCGTGCTCAATCACAATCCGCTGCTGCACAAATCCCGCATCGTCGGCGATTACCTGCTGAACGGCACGACGACCCACCTCAAGGAAGGCAAGGTCTTCTAG
- a CDS encoding ABC transporter substrate-binding protein, which translates to MSIRNPRILPLTRRAFLLSTAAIAAVTAWSGPSFAQSEPVQGGSISINIGTEPPVLVLIAHSAGAAYYISGKATESLLTYDEDFNPQPLLATEWTVAEDGLRYWFKLREGVKWHDGEDFTAEDVAFSILALKEHHPRGRATFASVEQANVLAPNEVELILSKPAPFLLSAFASFEAPIVPKHLYEGTNIPENPHNAAPIGTGPYKFVEWVRGSHALFTRNENYWGAPKPHLDQIIFRFIIDPAAAVAAIETGEVQVSTTNIPLTDVERLKANPNLVVDTRPAPYSPSIARAEFNLENPYLADIKVRHAIAHAVDKDFIVNTIYLGYATRLDGPVSPDLTRFFTPDLPKYEFDPAKADALLDEAGYPKGADGWRFKLFIDPTQPSGPPKQTAEYFAQALAKVGIQVELRTQDFATFVKRVFTDRDFDIAIEGMSNLYDPTVGIQRLYWSKNFKPGVPFTNGSKYSNPEVDRLLEAAAVEVDQAKRVELFNQFQRIVVEDLPTLDIVTPAVLTIYDKRVQNLKVGVEDLWSNGADIWLQQ; encoded by the coding sequence ATGTCGATCCGCAACCCGCGCATATTGCCGCTCACCCGCCGCGCGTTCCTGTTGTCCACGGCTGCCATCGCTGCGGTTACTGCCTGGTCCGGGCCGTCCTTTGCACAGAGCGAGCCCGTGCAGGGCGGCAGCATCTCCATCAATATCGGCACCGAGCCTCCCGTGCTGGTGCTCATCGCCCACAGCGCCGGCGCCGCTTATTACATCAGCGGCAAGGCCACCGAGAGCCTTTTGACCTATGACGAGGATTTCAATCCGCAGCCGCTGCTGGCCACCGAATGGACCGTCGCCGAGGATGGCCTGCGCTATTGGTTCAAGCTGCGCGAGGGCGTGAAGTGGCATGACGGCGAGGATTTCACCGCCGAAGACGTCGCCTTCTCAATCCTGGCGCTCAAGGAGCATCATCCCCGCGGTCGCGCCACCTTTGCCTCGGTCGAACAGGCGAATGTGCTGGCACCCAACGAGGTCGAACTGATCCTCTCCAAGCCCGCGCCATTCCTGCTCAGCGCCTTTGCCAGCTTCGAAGCGCCGATCGTGCCCAAGCATCTCTATGAAGGCACCAATATTCCCGAGAACCCGCACAATGCGGCGCCGATCGGCACCGGACCCTATAAATTCGTCGAGTGGGTGCGCGGCAGCCACGCCCTGTTCACCCGTAACGAGAATTATTGGGGCGCCCCCAAGCCTCATCTTGACCAGATCATCTTCCGCTTCATTATCGATCCGGCCGCTGCCGTCGCCGCCATCGAAACCGGCGAAGTTCAGGTCTCGACCACCAATATTCCGCTGACCGATGTCGAGCGCCTCAAGGCCAATCCGAACCTGGTGGTCGATACCCGCCCTGCGCCTTATTCCCCCAGTATTGCCCGCGCCGAATTCAATCTCGAAAATCCCTATCTGGCCGATATCAAGGTGCGCCACGCCATTGCCCATGCGGTGGACAAGGACTTCATCGTCAACACCATCTATCTCGGCTACGCCACCCGCCTTGATGGCCCGGTCAGCCCCGATCTCACCCGCTTCTTCACGCCCGATCTGCCCAAATACGAGTTCGATCCGGCCAAGGCCGATGCCCTGCTCGACGAGGCCGGCTATCCCAAGGGCGCCGATGGCTGGCGCTTCAAGCTGTTCATCGACCCGACCCAGCCCTCGGGCCCGCCCAAGCAGACCGCCGAATATTTCGCCCAGGCCCTCGCCAAGGTCGGCATCCAGGTCGAGCTGCGCACGCAGGATTTCGCCACCTTCGTCAAGCGCGTGTTCACCGATCGCGATTTCGACATCGCCATCGAGGGCATGAGCAATCTTTATGATCCTACCGTGGGCATCCAGCGGCTTTACTGGTCCAAGAATTTCAAGCCCGGCGTGCCCTTCACCAATGGCTCGAAATATTCCAACCCCGAAGTCGACCGCCTGCTCGAAGCGGCGGCCGTCGAGGTCGATCAGGCCAAGCGCGTCGAGCTGTTCAACCAGTTCCAGCGCATCGTGGTGGAAGATCTGCCCACGCTCGATATCGTCACGCCCGCCGTGCTCACCATCTATGACAAGCGCGTGCAGAACCTGAAGGTGGGCGTCGAGGACCTATGGAGCAACGGCGCCGACATCTGGCTGCAGCAATGA